One part of the Triplophysa rosa linkage group LG5, Trosa_1v2, whole genome shotgun sequence genome encodes these proteins:
- the arl14 gene encoding ADP-ribosylation factor-like protein 14 — MGHTGSRHKPDARILLLGLDGAGKSSLLYKLKYNEDFHTVPTVGFNVEMIDAKKNREKIALTVWDVGGQIKMRAHWRNFYQDTAGIVFVVDSSDVKRLDEAKRVLEQTLKSDHLKGLPVVVLANKQEIEGAATVMEITEQFNLRKSCSDRDWFIQPCSALTGAGLVDGFRRMAHLVKMTPEDSNIKETVKHIRSKSTMLMKK; from the coding sequence ATGGGCCATACGGGATCCAGGCACAAACCTGACGCACGTATTCTCCTCCTAGGCCTCGACGGAGCTGGCAAATCATCTCTACTTTACAAACTTAAATACAACGAAGACTTCCACACAGTTCCTACAGTGGGATTCAACGTAGAAATGATTGACGCgaagaaaaacagagagaaaattGCCCTGACCGTGTGGGACGTTGGTGGCCAGATTAAGATGCGAGCGCACTGGAGGAATTTCTATCAAGACACAGCTGGAATCGTGTTTGTTGTGGACTCGTCTGATGTCAAGCGATTGGACGAGGCCAAAAGAGTGCTGGAACAGACCTTAAAGAGCGACCACCTCAAGGGACTGCCTGTGGTAGTTCTTGCCAACAAGCAGGAAATTGAAGGAGCTGCGACAGTAATGGAGATCACAGAGCAGTTTAATTTGAGAAAGAGTTGTAGTGACCGAGACTGGTTCATTCAGCCTTGTTCGGCGTTGACTGGAGCAGGTCTGGTGGATGGCTTTAGAAGAATGGCGCACCTGGTGAAAATGACACCAGAGGACAGTAACATCAAAGAGACTGTGAAACACATACGATCAAAATCTACAATGTTAATGAAAAAGTAG
- the zp3b gene encoding zona pellucida sperm-binding protein 3b, whose translation MWLSRRLQLCVTVFLTTFLIAKCHPRMNPLTLQQGSSASQQLLGGQFQAAIPPTINDPVPQRRPKAIYVRCQEESMEVIMHADRFVTGLPVYAEELWLGPDSVKSKVSGASCGAVKHGENEFAIFAHFRDCGTKLSITKDSLVYSNVLVYSPLPSPDGVLYQEGAVIPIQCQFQRRYNVDSAAVAPTWIPFASTVSAVDFLDFSLRLMSDDWQYERGSNIYFLGDAIHLQASVTLANHLPLLLFVDQCVATTTPNVKASELQYSFIEFNGCLADSMHSSSRSKFLQRNEGNKLNLLLDAFRFYQVASNLIYITCYLKAIPAAYSVSSQNRACSFVDNRWQSVDGNDQVCNSCEPSRRDAAHYEPVKPFRITLAPPVNPAPKPGPADFFHVRPGQSLEPFKALIQSRQFTYGGLSKRGTDSNKDWHKVATLGPLFVLSKKEKSSQSTGSLHFSPPEDTASVTEGPELLNSTEMTPVTNKLEVTQNTESFFLFEDGLFLNASDPLSSEEGSGFE comes from the exons ATGTGGCTCAGCAGGAGATTACAGTTATGTGTTACCGTCTTTCTTACGACATTTCTAATAGCCAAATGTCATCCTCGCATGAACCCTCTTACATTGCAGCAAGGGTCTTCAGCGAGCCAGCAGCTATTGGGAGGTCAATTTCAGGCAGCCATCCCACCTACAATAAATGATCCCGTTCCTCAGCGACGCCCGAAAGCTATATACGTGCGTTGCCAAGAGGAATCAATGGAGGTCATCATGCATGCAGATCGATTTGTGACTGGCCTTCCCGTGTATGCCGAGGAGCTGTGGCTGGGTCCCGACTCCGTGAAGAGCAAAGTGTCTGGAGCATCATGTGGAGCTGTCAAGCATGGCGAAAACGAGTTTGCCATTTTTGCTCATTTTAGAGATTGTGGGACCAAACTGTCT ATAACAAAGGATTCTCTGGTATATTCCAATGTCCTTGTGTACTCTCCTCTGCCATCTCCCGATGGTGTACTTTACCAGGAGGGCGCAGTCATACCTATTCAATGCCAATTCCAGAG GCGGTATAATGTTGACAGCGCTGCAGTGGCACCCACTTGGATTCCGTTTGCTTCGACTGTTTCGGCTGTAGATTTTCTGGACTTCAGCCTCAGGCTGATGAGTG ATGACTGGCAGTACGAGAGGGGCTCAAATATTTATTTCCTTGGTGATGCGATACATCTTCAAGCATCAGTGACCTTGGCCAATCACTTGCCCCTGCTTCTATTTGTTGACCAGTGTGTGGCAACAACGACTCCTAATGTGAAAGCGAGTGAGCTCCAGTATTCCTTCATTGAGTTTAATGG ATGTCTTGCGGACAGTATGCATTCATCATCTCGTTCCAAGTTCTTGCAGAGGAATGAAGGGAACAAATTAAACCTACTATTGGATGCCTTCAGGTTTTACCAGGTGGCAAGCAACTTG atcTACATCACGTGTTACTTAAAGGCCATCCCTGCTGCTTATTCTGTGAGCTCTCAGAACCGTGCATGTTCTTTTGTTGATAACAG GTGGCAGTCTGTGGATGGAAATGATCAGGTGTGTAACAGCTGTGAGCCATCCAGACGAGATGCAGCACATTATGAACCTGTCAAGCCTTTCCGCATCACACTGGCACCTCCTGTTAATCCAGCCCCGAAACCGGGGCCTGCTGACTTCTTTCACGTACGGCCGGGTCAATCGCTAGAACCTTTTAAAGCCCTTATACAGTCAAGGCAATTCACCTATGGTGGCCTGTCAAAGAGAGGAACCGACTCGAACAAAG ACTGGCATAAGGTTGCCACTTTAGGTCCTCTGTTTGTGCtctcaaagaaagaaaaatcctCCCAGTCAACAGGATCTCTTCATTTCAGCCCACCTGAGGACACTGCATCTGTTACTGAGGGACCTGAGCTCTTAAATTCGACAGAGATGACTCCTGTGACAAATAAGCTTGAAGTCACACAAAATACTGAAAGCTTTTTTCTGTTTGAAGATGGCCTCTTCCTTAATGCTTCTGATCCTCTAAGCTCAGAAGAGGGGAGTGGGTTTGAATAA
- the gng5 gene encoding guanine nucleotide-binding protein G(I)/G(S)/G(O) subunit gamma-5: protein MSGSSNIVAMKKVVQQLRFEANINRVKVSQAAAELQQFCIQNALQDPLLTGVSSSTNPFRTQKVCSFL from the exons ATGTCTGGTTCATCAAACATCGTTGCAATGAAGAAAGTAGTTCAGCAGTTGCGATTTGAAGCGAACATAAACAGAGTAAAG GTTTCTCAGGCAGCTGCTGAGCTTCAGCAATTTTGCATTCAAAACGCCTTACAAGATCCTTTGTTGACTGGTGTGTCTTCAAGCACCAACCCTTTCAGGACACAGAAGGTTTGCTCCTTCTTGTGA